The Osmerus eperlanus chromosome 7, fOsmEpe2.1, whole genome shotgun sequence genome includes a region encoding these proteins:
- the mc2r gene encoding adrenocorticotropic hormone receptor, which yields MITNMDTSIMDIPNSPVNMSDCPAVRIPNQIFFTIGIVSLVENLLVVVAVIRNKNLHSPMYCFICSLAGFNTIASLSKTWENLMLLFADVGQLDSRGNSERKLDDVMDSLLVMSFIGSMCSFLAIALDRYITIFHALRYHNIMTMQRATTILVGIWILCGVASVVMVLHFDYTIIMICFIVFFFISLLLILFLYVHMFLLARMHARKIATLPGTSQQQRSSIRGALTLTILFGVFMACWAPFFLHLLIIMVCPLNPYCECYRSLFQLHVVLLISHAVIDPAIYAFRSAELRHTFRKMLFCSNSMQ from the coding sequence ATGATCACCAATATGGACACTTCAATTATGGATATTCCCAACTCCCCTGTCAACATGTCAGACTGCCCGGCAGTGAGAATCCCGAACCAGATATTCTTCACCATTGGTATAGTGAGCCTAGTGGAGAACCTGCTAGTGGTGGTGGCTGTCATTCGCAATAAAAACCTTCACTCACCCATGTACTGCTTTATTTGTAGCCTGGCAGGCTTTAACACTATTGCCAGTCTGTCCAAGACCTGGGAGAACCTCATGCTGCTGTTTGCAGACGTGGGTCAACTTGATTCACGTGGCAATTCAGAGCGAAAGCTGGACGATGTCATGGACTCACTTCTGGTCATGTCTTTCATTGGCTCAATGTGTAGCTTTCTGGCAATTGCTCTAGATCGCTATATCACCATCTTCCATGCTCTGCGCtaccacaacatcatgaccatgCAGCGTGCTACCACCATCCTTGTGGGAATATGGAtactctgtggagtggccagtgtGGTCATGGTGCTTCATTTTGACTACACCATCATCATGATCTGCTTCATTGTGTTCTTCTTCATCTCCTTACTCCTTATACTTTTCCTCTATGTACACATGTTCCTTTTAGCACGCATGCATGCTAGGAAGATTGCTACGCTACCAGGAACCAGTCAGCAGCAGAGGAGCAGTATAAGGGGTGCTCTGACTCTCACCATTCTTTTTGGGGTGTTTATGGCTTGCTGGGCTCCTTTCTTCCTGCACCTGCTCATCATAATGGTATGCCCCCTTAACCCTTACTGTGAGTGTTACCGTTCCCTCTTCCAGCTGCATGTAGTCCTCCTAATAAGTCATGCTGTAATTGACCCAGCCATCTATGCTTTTCGCAGTGCTGAACTCAGGCACACGTTCAGGAAGATGCTCTTTTGTTCCAATTCAATGCAGTGA